One genomic window of Polyangium aurulentum includes the following:
- the allB gene encoding allantoinase AllB translates to MTEAERFDLVLKSRRVVLPDGVREAAIAIRGEKIAAVLDPAKVPAGATVVDVGDAVIMPGVVDTHAHINEPGRTEWEGFETATRACAAGGITTVVDMPLNSIPVTTTRDALLEKLRAAQGRTFVDHGFWGGVVPGNERELEPLVSAGALGFKAFLVHSGIDDFPMATEADLHRAMPILAELDVPLLVHAELEGPAPAADAGDPRRYATYLASRPPVWEIDAVRRMVGLCRQYGGPVHVVHLSAAGALGEALGARAEGLPFSIETCPHYLLLAAEEVPDGRTEFKCAPPIRENENRERLWEALKGGAIDLVVSDHSPCTPALKLPAEGDFARAWGGIASLQLGLSLIWTEASKRGIGLPDLARWMCEAPARLAGIGHRKGRIAPGLDADLVVWDPGSSFLVEPARLHHRHPVTPYLGRTLRGEVKATYLRGQKIYDAGAFCGDPAGQPLLGRAPRG, encoded by the coding sequence ATGACGGAAGCCGAGCGCTTCGACCTCGTGCTGAAGAGTCGCCGCGTCGTGCTGCCCGACGGCGTGCGCGAGGCCGCGATCGCCATCCGTGGCGAGAAGATCGCAGCCGTGCTCGATCCGGCGAAGGTGCCCGCAGGCGCCACCGTGGTCGACGTCGGCGACGCGGTGATCATGCCGGGCGTCGTCGACACGCACGCGCACATCAACGAGCCCGGGCGCACCGAGTGGGAGGGGTTCGAGACGGCCACGCGCGCCTGCGCCGCCGGCGGCATCACGACGGTCGTCGACATGCCGCTCAACTCGATCCCCGTGACCACGACGCGCGACGCGCTGCTCGAGAAGCTGCGGGCCGCCCAGGGGCGCACGTTCGTCGATCACGGCTTCTGGGGCGGCGTGGTGCCCGGCAACGAGAGGGAGCTCGAGCCGCTCGTGTCCGCAGGCGCGCTCGGGTTCAAGGCGTTCCTCGTCCACTCCGGCATCGACGACTTCCCCATGGCCACCGAGGCCGACCTGCACCGCGCGATGCCGATCCTCGCGGAGCTCGACGTGCCGCTGCTCGTGCACGCCGAGCTCGAAGGCCCCGCGCCCGCCGCCGACGCGGGCGATCCTCGGCGCTACGCCACCTACCTCGCCTCGCGCCCCCCGGTCTGGGAGATCGACGCCGTGCGCCGGATGGTGGGCCTGTGCAGGCAGTACGGCGGCCCCGTGCACGTGGTGCACCTGTCGGCCGCGGGAGCGCTCGGCGAGGCGCTCGGTGCGCGCGCCGAGGGGCTGCCGTTCTCGATCGAGACTTGCCCGCACTACCTCTTGCTCGCGGCGGAAGAGGTCCCCGACGGCCGCACCGAGTTCAAGTGCGCCCCGCCCATCCGCGAGAACGAGAACCGCGAGCGGCTGTGGGAAGCGCTCAAGGGCGGCGCGATCGATCTCGTGGTCTCCGATCACTCGCCGTGCACGCCCGCGCTCAAGCTCCCCGCCGAGGGCGACTTCGCGCGCGCGTGGGGCGGGATCGCGTCGCTCCAGCTCGGGCTCTCGCTCATCTGGACCGAGGCGAGCAAGCGCGGGATCGGCCTTCCGGATCTGGCGCGGTGGATGTGCGAGGCGCCCGCGCGGCTCGCGGGGATCGGGCACCGCAAAGGTCGCATCGCGCCGGGGCTCGATGCGGATCTCGTCGTGTGGGATCCGGGGTCGAGCTTCCTCGTGGAGCCCGCGCGGCTGCACCATCGTCACCCCGTCACGCCCTACCTCGGCCGCACGCTGCGCGGCGAGGTGAAGGCCACGTATCTGCGTGGCCAGAAGATCTACGACGCGGGCGCCTTCTGCGGCGATCCGGCGGGCCAACCGCTGCTCGGTCGCGCGCCGCGCGGATGA
- the alc gene encoding allantoicase, translating to MTDFDRLIDLASERLGGAALWATDEFFAPKENLLKPGRGIFVPGKYTDNGKWMDGWESRRRREGDRDCCIIRLGLPGNIHGFDVDTNHFLGNAPARVSVDAVNLPGYRPLSSLLGDEVGWTEILPPSNVQPGSQNLLGIAPSGPFTHVKLTIYPDGGVARFRAYGEVTPDWSQLLLEHRVLDLAAVEHGGVVLAASDEFFSDRRNLILPGPSRDMGDGWESRRRRGPGHDWVIVRLGRPGALRRTEIDTQHFKGNFPESCSLEACLALGAQNMEALEGAAWKEILPRTKLEAHTRHTFALADVGPVSHVRMRIFPDGGVARLRLYGAPLEGA from the coding sequence ATGACCGACTTCGACAGACTGATCGACCTCGCGTCCGAGCGCCTCGGCGGCGCGGCGCTCTGGGCGACCGACGAGTTCTTCGCGCCCAAGGAGAACCTGCTCAAGCCCGGCCGCGGCATCTTCGTGCCCGGCAAGTACACCGACAACGGCAAGTGGATGGACGGCTGGGAGTCGCGCCGCCGCCGCGAGGGCGACCGCGATTGCTGCATCATCCGCCTCGGCCTGCCGGGCAACATCCACGGCTTCGACGTCGACACGAACCACTTCCTCGGCAACGCGCCCGCGCGCGTCTCGGTCGACGCCGTGAACCTGCCCGGCTACCGCCCGCTGTCGTCGCTGCTCGGCGACGAGGTCGGCTGGACCGAGATCCTGCCGCCGTCGAACGTGCAGCCGGGCTCGCAGAACCTGCTCGGCATCGCGCCGTCGGGGCCGTTCACGCACGTGAAGCTGACGATCTACCCCGACGGCGGGGTCGCGCGCTTCCGCGCCTACGGCGAGGTGACGCCCGACTGGTCGCAGCTCTTGCTCGAGCACCGCGTGCTCGATCTCGCGGCCGTGGAGCACGGCGGCGTGGTGCTCGCGGCGAGCGACGAGTTCTTCTCCGACCGGCGCAACCTGATCCTGCCCGGACCGTCGCGCGACATGGGCGACGGCTGGGAGTCGCGTCGCAGGCGCGGGCCGGGGCACGACTGGGTGATCGTGCGGCTCGGCCGGCCCGGCGCGCTCAGGCGCACCGAGATCGACACGCAGCACTTCAAGGGCAACTTCCCGGAGAGCTGCTCGCTCGAGGCGTGCCTCGCGCTCGGGGCGCAGAACATGGAGGCGCTCGAAGGCGCGGCGTGGAAGGAGATCCTGCCGCGCACCAAGCTCGAGGCGCACACGCGCCACACCTTCGCGCTTGCCGACGTGGGCCCCGTGAGCCACGTGCGCATGCGCATCTTCCCCGACGGTGGCGTCGCACGCCTGAGGCTCTACGGCGCGCCGCTCGAGGGCGCGTAG
- the uraD gene encoding 2-oxo-4-hydroxy-4-carboxy-5-ureidoimidazoline decarboxylase: protein MSDCRAIDDLPEDEARAALRRCCGSSRWVERMLAERPFKDRERLFEAAARNWTDLGPADWNEAFSHHPRIGDPSRIAEAAASTATWAAGEQAGAASAGDDIKAAIAQGNAEYEARFGRIYIVCATGKSGEELLAILRERLANDPQKELRIAAAEQAKITRLRLEKLLAP, encoded by the coding sequence ATGAGCGACTGCCGAGCCATCGACGATCTGCCCGAGGACGAGGCCCGCGCCGCCCTGCGCCGCTGCTGCGGCAGCAGCCGCTGGGTCGAGCGCATGCTCGCCGAGCGACCGTTCAAGGACCGCGAGCGCCTCTTCGAGGCCGCCGCGCGCAACTGGACCGATCTCGGTCCCGCGGACTGGAACGAGGCCTTCTCGCATCACCCGCGCATCGGCGATCCGAGCCGCATCGCAGAGGCCGCCGCCTCCACGGCCACGTGGGCCGCGGGCGAGCAGGCGGGCGCCGCGAGCGCGGGCGACGATATCAAGGCCGCCATCGCGCAGGGCAACGCCGAGTACGAGGCGCGCTTCGGGCGCATCTACATCGTGTGCGCGACGGGCAAGAGCGGCGAGGAGCTGCTCGCGATCCTGCGCGAGCGCCTCGCGAACGACCCCCAGAAGGAGCTGCGCATCGCGGCCGCCGAGCAGGCGAAGATCACGCGCCTGCGCCTCGAGAAGCTGCTTGCACCATGA
- the uraH gene encoding hydroxyisourate hydrolase, whose amino-acid sequence MSTTSPITTHVLDTGRGRPASGVAVTLERLSDTGEATLLARGTTDADGRLRDLLPAEPRPQAGAYRLTFDTGAYYRGLGTESFYPSVAITFLVRAPEEHHHVPLLLSPFGYSTYRGS is encoded by the coding sequence ATGAGCACCACGAGCCCGATCACCACCCACGTCCTCGACACGGGCCGCGGCCGCCCCGCCTCGGGCGTCGCCGTCACCCTCGAGCGCCTCTCCGACACGGGCGAGGCCACGCTGCTCGCGCGCGGGACGACCGACGCCGACGGCCGCCTGCGCGATCTGTTGCCCGCCGAGCCGAGGCCCCAGGCCGGCGCCTACCGCCTGACGTTCGACACGGGCGCGTACTATCGAGGGCTCGGGACGGAGAGCTTCTACCCGAGCGTCGCGATCACGTTCCTCGTGCGCGCGCCCGAGGAGCACCACCACGTGCCGCTCCTGCTCAGCCCCTTCGGGTACTCGACGTACCGCGGGAGCTGA
- a CDS encoding DUF6986 family protein has protein sequence MKTSLTSETLPNETLSRLAQANRAINAAYPGETERRQPVHTVYGGAHLFKARTCPRSGELALEILKTYAPDAATFARALGLDLDAKLAERVYERVTEKLGREPIEDFRIDFEDGYGNRPDAEEDGHAVKAAEEVATAAAEGTLSPFIGIRIKPLTEELRTRSLRTLDLFVTALVDKMGGKLPEGFVVTLPKITATEQVEALTAVLEALEKALGLPQGSLRFEIMVETTQSIIAPDGLIALPRLIAAGKGRCTGAHFGTYDYTASCSITAAHQHMAHPACDFAKHVMKVSLAGTGIMLSDGATNVMPIGPHRAPEGGSLTDAQLAENREVVYRAWRIAYNHNRHSLVTGFYQGWDLHPAQLPVRYGAVYTFFLEGLDAAGARLSSFLQKAAQATLLGDVFDDAATGQGLLNYFLRAIGCGALTEAEAERITGLTADDLRTRSFVKILERRRS, from the coding sequence GTGAAGACCTCCCTCACCTCCGAGACCCTCCCGAACGAGACGCTCTCACGCCTTGCGCAGGCGAACCGCGCCATCAACGCCGCCTACCCCGGCGAGACCGAGCGACGCCAGCCCGTGCACACCGTCTACGGCGGCGCGCACCTCTTCAAGGCCCGCACCTGTCCGCGCTCGGGCGAGCTCGCGCTCGAGATCCTGAAGACCTACGCGCCCGACGCGGCCACCTTCGCGCGCGCGCTCGGGCTCGACCTCGACGCCAAGCTCGCCGAGCGCGTGTACGAGCGCGTGACCGAGAAGCTCGGCCGCGAGCCGATCGAGGACTTCCGGATCGACTTCGAGGACGGCTACGGCAACCGGCCGGACGCCGAGGAGGACGGCCACGCGGTCAAGGCGGCCGAGGAGGTCGCGACGGCTGCGGCCGAGGGGACGCTCTCGCCGTTCATCGGCATCCGCATCAAGCCGCTCACCGAGGAGCTGCGCACGCGCAGCCTGCGCACGCTCGATCTGTTCGTCACGGCCCTCGTCGACAAGATGGGCGGCAAGCTGCCCGAGGGGTTCGTCGTCACCTTGCCGAAGATCACGGCGACCGAGCAGGTCGAGGCGCTCACGGCCGTGCTCGAGGCGCTCGAGAAGGCGCTCGGGCTTCCGCAGGGATCGCTGCGCTTCGAGATCATGGTGGAGACGACGCAGTCGATCATCGCGCCCGACGGGCTGATCGCGCTGCCGCGGCTCATCGCGGCCGGCAAGGGGCGTTGCACGGGCGCGCACTTCGGGACGTACGACTACACGGCGAGCTGCAGCATCACGGCGGCGCACCAGCACATGGCGCACCCGGCGTGCGACTTCGCCAAGCACGTGATGAAGGTCTCGCTCGCGGGTACCGGCATCATGCTCTCGGACGGCGCGACGAACGTGATGCCCATCGGACCGCACCGCGCGCCCGAGGGCGGATCGCTCACGGACGCCCAGCTCGCCGAGAACCGCGAGGTCGTCTACCGCGCGTGGCGCATCGCCTACAACCACAACCGCCACTCGCTCGTGACCGGGTTCTACCAGGGCTGGGACCTGCACCCGGCGCAGCTCCCGGTGCGCTACGGCGCGGTGTACACGTTCTTCCTCGAGGGGCTCGACGCGGCGGGGGCGAGGCTCTCGTCGTTCCTGCAGAAGGCGGCGCAGGCGACCTTGCTCGGCGACGTGTTCGACGACGCGGCCACGGGGCAGGGCTTGCTGAACTACTTCCTGCGCGCGATCGGCTGCGGGGCGCTCACCGAGGCGGAGGCCGAGCGGATCACCGGGCTCACGGCCGATGATCTGCGCACGCGCTCTTTCGTGAAGATCCTCGAGCGCCGCCGCAGCTAG
- a CDS encoding DEAD/DEAH box helicase — translation MTQAVQSPLTSRLPAPEEAQSDLVFDRFLDYVAEKELELYPAQEEALLEICAGKNVILNTPTGSGKSLVATAMHFLAMAEGKRSFYTCPIKALVSEKFFALCRDFGPENVGMMTGDASVNREAPIICCTAEILSNIALREGERADVDYVIMDEFHYYADRERGVAWQVPLLTLPRATYLLMSATLGGAEDFARILTQLNGRETALVRSRERPVPLDFEYRETPLHETVHSLVEKDRAPVYIVCFTQRAAAEEAQNLMSLDYASKEDKRAIARALEGTRFDSPYGKDLQRYVRHGIGLHHAGLLPKYRLLVEKLAQKGLLKVICGTDTLGVGVNIPIRTVLFTKLCKYDGQKTAILSVRDFQQISGRAGRKGFDDRGTVVALAPEHVIENLRLEAKAGNDPVKKKRIVRKKPPEKGYVHWDKQTFERLIKSDPEPLVSRFQVSHGMLLNVLQRETDGCRAMKRLLNDVHETPAQRRIHKKTALSMFRSLVQGGVIELGDKDGSGKRLRVNTDLQEDFSLNHALGLWLLETIEQLDRESETYALDVLTLVESILENPDLILQKQLDKLKREKLFELKAAGVEYDDRIAELDKMEYPKPNADFIYETFNAFAKRHPWVGQDNIRPKSIARDMYESLYSFSDYVKEYELMRSEGLLLRYLSDVYKTLAQTVPDREKTDEVDDIEIFLSAIVRQVDSSLIEEWERMRDPSRVVAVAVHGAPEPRQEEIDITSDTRAFVALIRNEIFSLVRALSRRDYDTATQIVADGGEDWTIRRFEEALAPYWEEHGEIRTDPAARNPQHTQIRQWPYVWEFVQILVDESGDGDWTLEGVIDLDKSRAANRPVLSLRKIGS, via the coding sequence ATGACCCAGGCCGTGCAGAGCCCCCTCACGAGCCGCCTCCCCGCCCCGGAAGAGGCCCAGAGCGACCTCGTCTTCGACCGCTTCCTCGACTACGTGGCCGAAAAAGAGCTCGAGCTCTACCCGGCCCAAGAAGAAGCCCTCCTCGAGATCTGCGCCGGCAAGAACGTGATCTTGAACACGCCCACGGGGTCGGGCAAATCCCTGGTGGCGACGGCCATGCACTTTCTTGCGATGGCCGAGGGCAAGAGGTCGTTCTACACGTGCCCGATCAAGGCCCTGGTCAGCGAGAAATTCTTCGCTCTCTGCCGTGACTTCGGGCCCGAGAACGTCGGCATGATGACGGGCGACGCCTCCGTCAACCGCGAGGCGCCGATCATCTGCTGCACGGCCGAGATCCTCTCCAACATCGCCCTGCGCGAGGGCGAGCGCGCCGACGTCGATTACGTGATCATGGACGAGTTCCATTATTACGCGGATCGCGAGCGCGGCGTCGCCTGGCAGGTCCCGCTCTTGACCTTGCCTCGGGCCACCTACCTGCTCATGAGCGCGACGCTCGGCGGGGCCGAGGACTTCGCTCGCATCCTCACGCAGCTCAACGGACGCGAGACCGCGCTCGTGCGCTCGCGCGAGCGGCCCGTGCCCCTCGACTTCGAGTACCGCGAGACGCCCCTGCACGAGACCGTGCACTCGCTCGTCGAGAAGGATCGCGCGCCGGTCTACATCGTCTGCTTCACGCAGCGCGCCGCGGCCGAGGAAGCGCAGAACCTGATGAGCCTCGACTACGCGTCGAAGGAGGACAAGCGCGCCATCGCCCGCGCGCTCGAGGGCACGCGCTTCGACAGCCCCTACGGCAAGGACCTGCAACGCTACGTGCGCCACGGCATCGGCCTGCACCACGCGGGGCTCCTGCCCAAGTACCGCCTGCTCGTCGAGAAGCTCGCGCAGAAGGGCCTGCTCAAGGTCATCTGCGGGACCGACACGCTCGGCGTCGGCGTGAACATCCCGATCCGCACCGTCCTGTTCACCAAGCTCTGCAAGTACGACGGCCAGAAGACGGCCATCCTGAGCGTGCGCGACTTTCAGCAGATCAGCGGGCGCGCGGGGCGCAAGGGCTTCGACGATCGGGGCACGGTCGTGGCGCTCGCGCCCGAGCACGTGATCGAGAACCTGCGGCTCGAGGCCAAGGCCGGCAACGACCCGGTGAAGAAGAAGCGCATCGTGCGCAAGAAGCCCCCCGAGAAGGGCTACGTGCACTGGGACAAGCAGACCTTCGAGCGCCTCATCAAGAGCGACCCCGAGCCGCTCGTGTCTCGCTTCCAGGTCTCGCACGGCATGCTCCTCAACGTGCTGCAGCGCGAGACCGACGGCTGCCGCGCGATGAAGCGGCTCTTGAACGACGTGCACGAGACGCCCGCGCAGAGGCGCATCCACAAGAAGACCGCGCTGTCGATGTTCCGCTCGCTCGTGCAGGGCGGCGTGATCGAGCTCGGCGACAAGGACGGCTCGGGCAAGCGCCTGCGCGTCAACACGGACCTGCAAGAGGACTTCTCGCTCAACCACGCGCTCGGGCTGTGGCTGCTCGAGACGATCGAGCAGCTCGACAGGGAGAGCGAGACGTACGCGCTCGACGTGCTCACGCTGGTCGAGAGCATCCTCGAGAACCCCGACCTCATCTTGCAGAAGCAGCTCGACAAGCTGAAGCGCGAGAAGCTCTTCGAGCTGAAGGCGGCGGGCGTCGAGTACGACGATCGCATCGCCGAGCTCGACAAGATGGAGTACCCGAAGCCGAACGCGGACTTCATCTACGAGACGTTCAACGCGTTCGCGAAGCGGCACCCGTGGGTCGGTCAAGACAACATCCGGCCCAAGTCGATCGCGCGCGACATGTACGAGAGCCTCTACTCGTTCTCCGACTACGTGAAGGAGTACGAGCTCATGCGCTCGGAGGGCCTGCTCCTGCGCTACCTCTCGGACGTCTACAAGACCCTCGCGCAGACCGTGCCCGACAGGGAGAAGACCGACGAGGTCGACGACATCGAGATCTTCCTGAGCGCCATCGTGCGCCAGGTCGACTCGAGCCTCATCGAGGAGTGGGAGCGCATGCGCGATCCGTCGCGCGTCGTGGCCGTCGCCGTGCACGGGGCGCCCGAGCCGCGCCAGGAGGAGATCGACATCACCTCCGACACCCGCGCGTTCGTCGCCCTCATCCGCAACGAGATCTTCTCCCTCGTCCGCGCGCTGTCTCGCCGCGACTACGACACCGCCACGCAGATCGTCGCGGACGGGGGCGAGGACTGGACGATCCGCCGCTTCGAGGAGGCGCTCGCGCCGTACTGGGAGGAGCACGGCGAGATCCGCACCGATCCCGCCGCGCGCAACCCCCAGCACACGCAGATCCGGCAGTGGCCCTACGTCTGGGAGTTCGTCCAGATCCTCGTCGACGAGAGCGGCGATGGCGACTGGACGCTCGAGGGCGTCATCGACCTCGACAAGTCGCGCGCGGCGAACAGGCCCGTGCTGTCTCTGCGCAAGATCGGCTCCTGA